A genome region from Anolis carolinensis isolate JA03-04 chromosome 6, rAnoCar3.1.pri, whole genome shotgun sequence includes the following:
- the vmo1 gene encoding vitelline membrane outer layer protein 1 homolog gives MVKLVVSVLAGLALLLSGSLADYSPPPDYGIVARVSNGASRGDWGSEDRCPKGTFATGFRTKMESYQGPTVDDSALNGIRLLCTRGLSGDGQEAYAVESESGQWGEWSEAAWCPPGGRLESFALRVEEERGSPQDRMGATGVRFFCSGGEVLQGPDLGFGEYGTPSAHCPKGFCGIQTRVESPQGVFRDDSALTDAQMLCCTR, from the exons ATGGTCAAGCTCGTGGTCAGCGTCCTGGCCGGACTGGCGCTCCTGCTCTCGGGGTCCCTGGCGGACTACTCCCCTCCCCCGGACTATGGCATCGTGGCCAGGGTCAGCAACGGGGCGTCAAGGGGCGACTGGGGCTCGGAGGACAGGTGCCCCAAAGGGACCTTCGCCACCGGGTTCCGAACCAAG ATGGAGTCCTACCAGGGCCCCACCGTGGACGACTCGGCCCTCAACGGCATCCGGCTCCTCTGCACGCGCGGCCTGAGCGGAGACGGACAGGAGGCCTACGCCGTGGAGTCCGAGAGTGGACA GTGGGGCGAGTGGTCGGAGGCGGCCTGGTGCCCCCCCGGGGGCCGGCTGGAGAGTTTTGCTCTGCGCGTGGAGGAGGAGCGGGGGTCCCCGCAGGACCGGATGGGGGCCACCGGCGTGCGCTTCTTCTGCTCCGGGGGGGAGGTGCTGCAGggccccgacctgggcttcgggGAGTACGGGACCCCCAGCGCCCACTGCCCCAAGGGCTTCTGCGGCATCCAGACCCGGGTGGAGTCCCCCCAGGGGGTCTTCAGGGACGACTCCGCCCTCACCGACGCACAGATGCTCTGCTGCACCCGATGA